AACTTCAGTAAGCTTTATTCCACTTTGCATTTTGACACTAACAGTATTGGATGTTCCCACTGTAGCTGTAGTATCTTCCATTCCTACGAAAGAAAAAACAAGAACATCGCCTTGTTTAGCAACAATTGAAAATTTTCCATCAAAATCTGTTTGCGTGCCTTTTTTCGTTCCTTTAACAAAAACGTTAGCACCAGGGATTGGCCCAGAATTATCTGAAACAACTCCAGTTACAGTTTTCTCTTGTGCAAACGAAAACTGCATTGTAAACGCTATAAGTAGCGTAAAAATCCATTTGAACTTCGATCTCATATTAAATTTATTTGAGTTAGTTATTCTGCAAACTTCTTAATAATTTATTAATTAACCAAATATTAACACCTAATTATAATTTTGTATGATGTTAAATATTGAATTCCATTTTATTACTCACAAATAATGATGATATAAATTTTGAAAAGTTGCGTCATAATACCTATTTTTATAAAAAAAACAATGTTGCAATTAAAATATTCCAACCATTCCCTTGAGTGTGGCACTGATGAAGCCGGAAGAGGTTGTCTTGCTGGCCCTGTTACTGCAGCAGCCGTAATACTTCCAGATGATTTTGTATTAGACCTTCTTAACGACTCCAAACAACTTTCAGAAAAAATAAGAGAAAAGTTAAAACCTATAATTGAAGAGAAAGCACTTTCTTTTTCGGTAAAACATCTTGAACCGTTAGTAATAGATGAGATTAATATTTTAAATGCTTCCATTAAGGCCATGCAAGAGTGTATTACTACTCTAAATCCTACACCCGATTATATTATAGTAGATGGAAACCGATTTAAACCTATTAACGATATCCCCTATTCCACCATTGTGAAAGGAGATAGCAAATTTTTAAGTATAGCTGCTGCTTCCGTTTTAGCAAAGACTTATCGTGATGACTATATGAATACCATACACGAAGAATTCCCTATGTACAATTGGAAAAAAAACAAAGGCTATCCTACTATAGAACACAGAGAGGCTATCAGAAAGTATGGTGTAACCAAATACCATCGAATGTCTTTCCGATTATTACCCGAACAACTTCAATTAGAATTGTAATTATTGATTAATGATTACTGAAGAATTGAACTTCGCTTCGAAAAGAGTTTGGAAGTGTTCAATGATTTTAGCTTTTACTTCCTCTTCATCAATGGTTCTTCCTAATTCTACATGTAATGAAGTAACAGCTTTTCCTTTGATACCACACGGAATAATATTATCAAAGTAACCCAAATTGGCATTTACATTTAAAGCAAAACCATGCATGGTTACCCATCGACTAGCACGAACACCCATAGCACATATTTTTCTAGCAAAGGGAGTGCCCACATCTAACCAAACTCCAGTTTCTCCCTCGCTTCTTGTACCTATTATATTATATTCTGCTAAAGTCAAAATAATCACTTCCTCAAGAAATCTTAAATATTTATGAATATCGGTAAAGAAATTTTCTAAATCCAAAATCGGATAGCCTACAATTTGACCTGGACCATGATAAGTGATATCCCCTCCTCTATTTATTTTATAGAAAGTTGCTCCTTTAGCCTCCAATTGTTTTTCGGATAAAAGCAAATTACTCATATCACCACTTTTTCCTAAAGTATACACATGCGGATGTTCAACAAAAAGGAAATAATTAGGAGTTTCTAACTCAGGTTGATTTCGCTTTTCTAGTTTGATGTCAACAATCTCCTTAAAAAGCACTTCCTGGTAATCCCAAGTTTCCTTGTAATCCTTATTGCCTAAATCCTGAAGTTGAATTTCCTTGTTCATTTTTGAAGTATGAGGAAACAAAATTACAACTTTAACCTATATCGTACTGATAAAGTTTTGCAAATTAAAATGAGTATTCTTCGGATTATCTCCTGCCTATGTTCGTAGTTTGTTCGCAAAGGGGTAGCACAACCCCGAACAAAACCCGAACAAAACCCAACTAAAAGCAGTCGAAACAATTTTCAAATTTTGTCCCTTTGAAACTTTATCACTTATCCCTATCTTTGCCCGCTTAATACCATACGATATGCAACTTTCGGAACAAGAAATCATCAGAAGAGACAAACTAAACGCTTTGCGCGAATTAGGAATCAACCCTTATCCAGCCAATTTATTCCCAGTAAACCATACTTCAAAGCAGGTTAAGGAACATTTTGAAGAAGGGAAACAGGTGATTTTGGCCGGAAGAATCATGAGTGATCGCGATATGGGAAAAGCCTCTTTCGTAGAATTACAAGATAGTGAAGGTAGAATTCAGTTGTATTTCAACCGTGATGTTCTT
The window above is part of the Flavobacterium sp. N1994 genome. Proteins encoded here:
- a CDS encoding ribonuclease HII gives rise to the protein MLQLKYSNHSLECGTDEAGRGCLAGPVTAAAVILPDDFVLDLLNDSKQLSEKIREKLKPIIEEKALSFSVKHLEPLVIDEINILNASIKAMQECITTLNPTPDYIIVDGNRFKPINDIPYSTIVKGDSKFLSIAAASVLAKTYRDDYMNTIHEEFPMYNWKKNKGYPTIEHREAIRKYGVTKYHRMSFRLLPEQLQLEL
- the lipB gene encoding lipoyl(octanoyl) transferase LipB, translated to MNKEIQLQDLGNKDYKETWDYQEVLFKEIVDIKLEKRNQPELETPNYFLFVEHPHVYTLGKSGDMSNLLLSEKQLEAKGATFYKINRGGDITYHGPGQIVGYPILDLENFFTDIHKYLRFLEEVIILTLAEYNIIGTRSEGETGVWLDVGTPFARKICAMGVRASRWVTMHGFALNVNANLGYFDNIIPCGIKGKAVTSLHVELGRTIDEEEVKAKIIEHFQTLFEAKFNSSVIINQ